One Gelria sp. Kuro-4 DNA segment encodes these proteins:
- a CDS encoding M20/M25/M40 family metallo-hydrolase, producing MSYSITDYIARHKEQMLAELKQLCSYPTIADGQEEAFTECESFLVQYLNNLGFQVRLLPTQGRKVLYAELHGRQDRSLLFYNHYDVVDPGCDSEWDVPPFSPAIVAGKLYGRGTSDHKGSLLARLHAVRALLAVEGTLPVTVKFLIEGEEELGSPHLREVALENRSMLQAEGCLYPGWRRDEKDRPRINAGSRGSFVVRLSCATANRNLHEAYAPVVPNALTRVIQALGTLFNEEQQVTVQGFCDGVHRDNLTERAIKEIPFDDAYYRRELKVARLLGGVNGERAVSRNLLEPTLSVFSVRASAEKKDVLPTRAEAWLRFQLVPDQEPLKVYKCFKEHLVKHGFGDLAVSIEGPITNPSRTPLDSKLIADVLSAGEKVYGTRPVLVPVSSGSGPKDVFIQELGIPTVADVGVGYSKSNDHGPNEHIRIQDYWLNVAHIAEIIWRF from the coding sequence ATGTCTTATTCGATCACTGATTACATTGCTCGCCATAAAGAGCAAATGCTTGCAGAACTGAAGCAGCTGTGTTCGTACCCGACCATAGCTGACGGCCAGGAAGAGGCTTTCACTGAATGCGAGAGTTTTCTCGTACAATACCTGAACAATTTGGGCTTTCAAGTGCGGCTCCTTCCCACGCAGGGGAGAAAAGTTCTGTATGCGGAACTTCACGGCCGGCAAGACCGCTCCCTCCTCTTTTATAACCACTATGATGTTGTTGACCCAGGTTGCGATTCTGAGTGGGATGTTCCGCCTTTTAGTCCCGCTATCGTCGCTGGTAAACTGTACGGGCGCGGCACGTCCGACCACAAGGGAAGCCTCCTCGCGCGCCTTCATGCGGTACGGGCGCTTCTCGCGGTGGAAGGGACTCTTCCGGTTACCGTGAAGTTTCTCATTGAGGGGGAAGAAGAGTTAGGCAGCCCACACCTTAGAGAAGTGGCGCTAGAGAATCGCTCCATGCTGCAAGCCGAAGGCTGCCTTTACCCAGGCTGGCGGCGGGACGAAAAGGACCGTCCGCGCATCAATGCGGGCTCGCGGGGGAGTTTCGTGGTGCGGCTGTCTTGTGCTACGGCCAATAGGAACCTCCACGAGGCCTACGCTCCAGTTGTTCCTAACGCTTTGACGCGAGTTATCCAGGCGCTTGGCACGCTTTTCAACGAGGAGCAACAGGTTACAGTCCAAGGATTCTGCGACGGTGTTCACCGAGACAATCTTACAGAGCGGGCAATTAAGGAAATTCCTTTTGACGACGCGTATTACCGGCGTGAGCTAAAGGTAGCACGTTTACTGGGCGGGGTGAACGGAGAAAGGGCTGTCAGCCGTAACTTGCTAGAGCCAACATTATCCGTTTTCTCTGTGAGGGCTTCCGCGGAAAAGAAGGATGTTCTGCCGACCCGGGCTGAGGCATGGTTGCGCTTTCAACTCGTGCCCGACCAAGAGCCGCTTAAAGTTTACAAGTGCTTCAAAGAGCATTTAGTCAAGCATGGCTTCGGCGACTTGGCCGTATCCATAGAGGGCCCAATTACTAATCCCAGCCGTACGCCTCTTGACAGCAAACTGATCGCCGATGTGTTGTCTGCAGGCGAGAAAGTTTACGGCACGCGGCCTGTACTCGTCCCCGTTTCCTCCGGTTCAGGGCCGAAGGACGTTTTTATTCAGGAGTTGGGGATTCCCACGGTTGCAGATGTGGGTGTCGGCTATAGTAAATCTAATGATCATGGTCCCAATGAACATATAAGGATCCAGGATTACTGGCTCAATGTTGCTCACATCGCGGAGATTATCTGGCGTTTCTAG
- a CDS encoding NAD(P)-dependent oxidoreductase, protein MDMLKEKIGFVGLGLMGNAMARNLVQAGFEMTVYDINPEAVQRLVDAGAVAARNLVELGRNCTIFITSLPGSPQVEEVILGENGLAKAAATGSLFIDMSSSLPSSTRAIAGELDKAGMMMVDAPVSGGPAKAATGQLSIMVGGEDKAVERAYPILEVLGKEIIHVGAISAGHTMKAVNNLVFGVTLAGVAEAFVLGVKAGLSVEKMVEVISCSSGRCYTVDTKIPNIVMPRHFRPGFTTNLLHKDLENAITLGKQFGLPMPVSNVVQQMYAFSQAKGYGDLDNTALIKIYEEMVGVEVK, encoded by the coding sequence ATGGACATGCTCAAAGAAAAGATTGGTTTTGTGGGTCTAGGGCTCATGGGCAACGCTATGGCACGCAATCTGGTACAAGCTGGTTTTGAAATGACGGTCTATGACATCAATCCCGAGGCTGTCCAGCGCTTAGTCGACGCGGGAGCGGTAGCGGCACGCAATCTTGTAGAGCTTGGCCGGAACTGTACGATATTTATAACTTCCTTACCCGGCTCGCCACAGGTTGAAGAGGTTATTTTAGGCGAAAATGGACTTGCGAAAGCGGCTGCAACAGGATCGCTGTTTATCGACATGAGCAGTTCGCTTCCTTCAAGCACACGGGCGATCGCAGGTGAACTAGATAAGGCTGGCATGATGATGGTCGATGCACCAGTCAGCGGTGGGCCGGCCAAGGCTGCTACCGGCCAATTGAGTATCATGGTCGGTGGCGAAGACAAGGCCGTCGAAAGGGCTTACCCGATCCTCGAAGTGCTAGGGAAAGAGATTATTCACGTGGGCGCGATCAGCGCGGGCCATACGATGAAAGCGGTAAACAACCTCGTCTTCGGTGTTACGCTAGCAGGTGTCGCCGAAGCCTTCGTGCTGGGAGTTAAGGCCGGCCTCTCGGTTGAGAAGATGGTGGAGGTGATCAGTTGCAGTTCAGGCCGGTGTTATACCGTAGATACCAAAATCCCCAATATTGTTATGCCCAGACACTTCCGGCCTGGCTTTACTACGAACCTTCTTCACAAAGACCTGGAAAACGCGATAACCTTGGGCAAACAATTTGGACTGCCTATGCCGGTCAGCAACGTCGTCCAGCAGATGTATGCCTTCTCCCAGGCGAAGGGCTATGGTGACCTGGACAACACGGCTTTGATCAAGATTTATGAGGAGATGGTGGGGGTCGAGGTTAAGTAG
- a CDS encoding DUF362 domain-containing protein: MHIDVDKCIGCGLCIPYCPVGAISLENNKAHIDYDKCLECGTCGRTRVVRCPKGAIIEEESVYQWPRSIRKYFSDPMAYHPETRVPGRGTEEVKTNDVTGRVRKGMVGIAVEMGRPCLGTTFTDVEKVTKALVEAGVTKFEKDNPLTYLMVEPEKGTFSDEAKQARVVSCIIEFTIPANSLGKTLTTLKKVAREIETVFSLDLISRCEEEEDGIEVPVTRQLEAMGFTVRPNAKINLGLGRPLKEV, encoded by the coding sequence ATGCATATCGACGTGGACAAATGCATCGGGTGCGGGTTGTGTATACCTTATTGTCCGGTTGGGGCAATTAGTCTAGAAAACAACAAGGCCCATATCGATTACGACAAGTGCCTGGAGTGCGGTACGTGCGGGCGGACGCGTGTGGTGCGCTGTCCCAAAGGCGCCATCATCGAGGAAGAGAGTGTCTACCAGTGGCCGCGTTCAATCAGGAAATACTTCAGTGACCCTATGGCGTATCACCCCGAGACCAGGGTACCGGGTCGGGGGACAGAAGAGGTCAAGACAAACGACGTGACTGGACGAGTAAGAAAGGGGATGGTTGGTATCGCTGTTGAGATGGGCAGACCATGTCTAGGAACGACGTTCACTGATGTGGAGAAGGTAACCAAGGCGCTAGTAGAGGCTGGCGTAACAAAGTTTGAGAAGGACAATCCTTTGACTTATCTTATGGTTGAACCGGAGAAGGGAACTTTCAGCGATGAAGCCAAGCAGGCCCGCGTTGTGTCTTGTATAATCGAGTTCACCATTCCAGCCAACAGCCTAGGGAAGACCTTGACCACACTGAAAAAGGTAGCTCGGGAAATTGAAACCGTTTTTTCCCTAGATCTCATCTCCCGCTGTGAAGAGGAAGAAGACGGTATTGAGGTTCCTGTCACGCGGCAGCTGGAAGCCATGGGTTTTACTGTGAGGCCAAATGCGAAAATCAACCTTGGCTTAGGTCGTCCGCTGAAGGAGGTCTAA
- a CDS encoding TRAP transporter permease: MVNPEPVTQAVSEEPDKRVLASFWRPLLRFIAIAMSVYHLSTAVFGIPEALIYKPIHLTFALVLGFIIYPATKKAAKKVPFYDIVFALVAVASLFYILSNYERISWRLLYTDPLLPAEYFFGAVMLVLVLELTRRTMGWPLVIVALAFTLHTIFGQYFPGILRHTGVPFRMFVEHMYLTTEGLWGMPVGVSATYVFLFILFGCFLEVTGVGNFFIKLATTLTSRSRGGPAKAAVLASGLFGSISGSAVANVYGTGIFTIPLMKKIGFPPNFAGAVEAVASSGGAIMPPVMGSAAFLMADFLGIPYIQIAKASLVPALLYYICLWFIIDKKATVLGIGCGDVNGSNASQILRDAYLLLPLVTIMVLLIKGFTPFYAAFWTICSTILIGLFKKETRLTVKGLFDALADGGQKAVSIASAMACASIVVGAINLTGLGLKITSVVLQVAGGNVLVVLFLIMVITLVLGMGLPTPAAYLIAAIFGPSALTSLGVAPLAAHLFIFYYAALSTITPPVAMAAYAGADIAKADANRTGFTAMRLGLAAYIIPWFFVFSPALMLQGSTLTIVEAIISGLLGIYALASGVEGIMVACLGWVERTALIAAALALIKPGLLTDLFGLAVFAVIYFIQQARKAKGVVAES, translated from the coding sequence GTGGTGAATCCCGAACCCGTTACTCAAGCGGTTAGCGAAGAGCCGGATAAAAGGGTACTCGCAAGCTTTTGGAGACCACTGTTGCGCTTCATCGCCATCGCTATGTCAGTGTACCACTTAAGTACAGCCGTGTTTGGCATACCGGAAGCCCTTATCTACAAACCTATCCACCTCACCTTTGCTCTGGTTTTGGGGTTCATAATCTACCCGGCGACCAAGAAGGCGGCCAAGAAAGTACCGTTCTATGACATTGTTTTCGCGTTAGTCGCGGTCGCCTCGTTGTTTTACATTTTGTCTAATTACGAAAGGATTTCCTGGCGGTTGCTTTACACAGATCCCCTGCTGCCGGCAGAGTACTTCTTCGGGGCTGTGATGCTCGTCCTTGTGCTTGAGCTGACCAGGCGGACAATGGGCTGGCCCCTGGTAATCGTGGCTCTCGCGTTTACACTGCACACCATCTTTGGGCAGTATTTTCCAGGAATCCTCCGGCACACAGGCGTACCCTTCAGGATGTTTGTCGAGCATATGTACCTCACGACAGAAGGCTTATGGGGGATGCCGGTAGGAGTATCCGCTACTTACGTGTTCCTCTTCATCCTTTTCGGCTGTTTTCTTGAGGTCACGGGGGTTGGTAATTTCTTCATCAAGTTGGCGACTACGCTGACTAGCCGTTCCCGCGGCGGCCCGGCCAAGGCAGCTGTCCTGGCTAGCGGCTTGTTTGGCAGTATTTCCGGAAGCGCCGTGGCCAATGTTTACGGCACGGGAATATTTACAATCCCGCTTATGAAGAAAATCGGGTTCCCACCGAACTTCGCGGGAGCGGTAGAAGCGGTAGCCAGTTCAGGTGGCGCTATCATGCCTCCGGTAATGGGTTCAGCTGCGTTCCTTATGGCCGATTTCCTTGGGATTCCGTACATTCAAATTGCCAAGGCCTCGCTCGTTCCGGCGCTCCTGTACTACATTTGCCTCTGGTTCATAATCGATAAGAAAGCTACGGTTCTCGGTATTGGCTGCGGGGACGTCAACGGAAGCAACGCTTCCCAAATTCTACGGGATGCTTATCTCCTACTGCCTCTGGTAACTATCATGGTGCTTTTGATCAAGGGATTCACTCCGTTTTATGCAGCGTTCTGGACCATCTGTTCAACTATCTTGATTGGCCTGTTTAAGAAGGAGACCCGGCTGACTGTAAAAGGATTATTCGACGCCTTGGCCGACGGAGGCCAAAAAGCGGTCTCCATCGCTTCTGCGATGGCCTGTGCCTCCATTGTGGTCGGAGCGATCAATTTAACAGGTTTAGGGCTTAAGATTACGTCCGTGGTTTTGCAAGTCGCCGGCGGTAACGTGTTGGTTGTTCTCTTTCTAATAATGGTGATCACCCTGGTTCTTGGCATGGGGCTCCCGACCCCTGCCGCGTACCTGATTGCCGCCATCTTTGGGCCGTCTGCCTTAACCTCGCTTGGCGTTGCACCTCTGGCTGCACACCTTTTCATCTTCTACTACGCTGCTTTATCAACCATTACGCCGCCGGTTGCGATGGCGGCTTATGCCGGTGCCGACATAGCAAAAGCAGACGCGAACCGCACGGGCTTCACCGCCATGCGGCTAGGGCTCGCAGCGTACATCATTCCCTGGTTCTTCGTCTTTTCCCCCGCTCTAATGCTACAAGGCTCTACTTTGACCATAGTTGAAGCGATAATCAGTGGTTTGTTGGGGATTTACGCCCTGGCTTCCGGCGTCGAGGGTATCATGGTTGCCTGCTTGGGATGGGTTGAGCGTACAGCCTTAATAGCTGCCGCATTGGCTCTGATTAAACCTGGTTTGCTCACTGATCTCTTTGGTTTAGCTGTCTTTGCAGTTATCTACTTCATTCAGCAAGCTAGAAAGGCTAAAGGGGTGGTGGCGGAGAGTTAA
- a CDS encoding TAXI family TRAP transporter solute-binding subunit, translating into MRVGRVLLVIALCLLLLAGCTKAPATGAVEDQKKTEPSGASSGSTALKMAVGGAGGGWYIAGAAMGAQWEKSLKGVTTTLVPGGGVANPTRVNNHQEDIGFTYTTNAVGATKGLPPYTQKAENLRGMINLNIKQFFHFMVLADKNITSFEQLAQNKIGLKISPGPRGSGSEATTALVLKEYGLNYENLKKWGGFVEFSSPGDAVDKIRDGHLDTYACLTTAGDPSTTDLAVSRKMVFLELNEKVRDAMVSQYGYSKGAIPAGKYEGQDEEIPTVYDGVLLVVNKDVPEDLVYNLVKTLCENAEELKKVHAIFKDFDPKVAPQMPLQLHPGAEKYYKEKGLL; encoded by the coding sequence ATGCGAGTTGGAAGAGTTCTTTTGGTTATCGCCCTTTGCTTGCTGCTGCTTGCTGGCTGTACTAAGGCCCCAGCTACTGGTGCTGTGGAGGACCAGAAAAAGACGGAACCTTCTGGAGCGTCGAGCGGCTCAACAGCGCTAAAGATGGCCGTAGGCGGCGCCGGGGGTGGCTGGTATATCGCGGGCGCAGCTATGGGGGCCCAGTGGGAAAAGAGCCTGAAAGGCGTTACTACCACCTTGGTGCCCGGAGGGGGAGTGGCCAATCCTACACGTGTCAATAACCACCAGGAAGACATCGGCTTTACCTACACGACCAACGCTGTCGGCGCGACGAAGGGTCTGCCCCCATACACCCAAAAAGCCGAGAATCTCCGTGGAATGATCAACCTTAACATTAAGCAGTTTTTCCACTTTATGGTGCTGGCCGACAAGAATATTACTTCCTTTGAACAACTGGCCCAGAACAAAATCGGTCTTAAGATCTCCCCTGGTCCGCGTGGCTCTGGTTCGGAAGCAACTACGGCGCTAGTACTCAAAGAGTATGGCTTAAACTACGAAAATTTAAAGAAGTGGGGCGGATTCGTCGAGTTTAGTAGCCCGGGCGATGCAGTTGACAAGATCCGCGATGGGCACCTCGACACTTATGCTTGCCTGACTACGGCGGGTGATCCATCGACCACGGACCTTGCTGTTTCGCGCAAGATGGTCTTCCTGGAACTGAATGAAAAGGTACGGGATGCGATGGTGAGCCAGTATGGCTACAGTAAGGGGGCCATTCCGGCTGGGAAATACGAAGGGCAAGACGAGGAGATTCCTACAGTCTACGACGGCGTGTTGCTTGTGGTTAACAAAGACGTGCCTGAGGATCTTGTGTATAATCTTGTAAAAACCTTGTGCGAAAACGCAGAAGAACTGAAAAAGGTGCACGCCATCTTTAAAGACTTCGATCCCAAGGTGGCGCCGCAGATGCCATTGCAACTTCACCCAGGCGCTGAGAAGTACTACAAGGAGAAAGGGTTACTCTAA
- a CDS encoding aldehyde ferredoxin oxidoreductase family protein, translating to MLFIGAVRHSIVYLKKSKMNWSAVNCGGLSKNYITGRMREAMYGNFGTVLFVNLNSRRIESENFAPNIYRDYLGGYGLAVKMLYERMPAGVDPLGPDNILGFTTGTLVGTPAPSGLRFTVSAKSPLTGTWGDSNCGGYFGPALRSAGLDGIFIRGSSEQPVYLFIDDGRAELRDAGHLWGKDTTETEDLLKQELGHDVQVACIGPAGEQLSMIAAIIHDKGRAAGRSGLGAVMGSKKLKAVVVRGSQEVPMADKGRAKELRRKWVKALLAKPSAQKFRKYGTIDHVASSTFSNDAPVRNWVGVGVRDFPQAELISDDRILAYEVKKYACWQCPLACSGYYTVREGPYAVQNAHKPEYETCGMFGPNLLNDDIESIIKINDICNRAGVDTISAGATIGFAIECFEKGLIRAEDLDGIEPTWGNHAAIMQLTERLCFRQGKAGELLADGTRAAANKIGHGSEKWAVHVGGQELPAHDPRYGPGWGTYYVVDATPGRHTQGGQNSYENGKGIEGLALPKLQKYRPENRGEVAVRTHNIFHALHSLGLCRQVLLRMNINAWLEFLEAVTGEAYTLELLEKIGARIGAMRQAFNLREGIPVTKITIPARAYTDPLDGGPLQGVVLDIETQIKEYYEYQGWEPETGRPTRSRLKELGLEALIRDLY from the coding sequence ATGCTGTTTATTGGTGCGGTGAGGCATTCAATTGTATATCTAAAAAAGTCGAAAATGAATTGGTCCGCTGTAAATTGTGGAGGTCTGTCCAAAAACTATATTACGGGGAGGATGAGAGAAGCAATGTATGGGAATTTTGGGACGGTTTTGTTTGTGAACCTAAATTCAAGAAGGATTGAGTCCGAAAACTTTGCGCCTAATATCTATCGTGATTACTTGGGTGGTTATGGTCTGGCTGTAAAAATGCTTTACGAGCGAATGCCGGCCGGAGTTGATCCATTGGGGCCGGATAACATTCTTGGTTTTACCACAGGTACCCTAGTGGGTACGCCTGCACCTTCTGGCTTGCGGTTTACGGTAAGTGCCAAATCGCCACTTACCGGTACGTGGGGGGATTCGAACTGCGGTGGCTACTTTGGACCAGCCCTAAGATCAGCAGGACTCGACGGAATATTTATAAGAGGAAGTTCAGAGCAGCCCGTTTATTTGTTCATCGATGATGGAAGGGCAGAGTTACGGGATGCTGGGCATTTATGGGGCAAGGATACAACTGAAACAGAAGACCTCCTTAAGCAAGAACTGGGGCATGATGTCCAGGTTGCCTGCATTGGCCCCGCTGGGGAACAGCTTTCTATGATTGCAGCTATCATTCATGATAAAGGACGCGCGGCCGGTCGGTCAGGTTTAGGCGCGGTCATGGGCTCTAAAAAACTGAAAGCGGTTGTAGTACGTGGCTCCCAGGAAGTTCCCATGGCTGACAAGGGAAGGGCCAAAGAACTGCGTAGAAAGTGGGTAAAGGCGCTCTTGGCTAAGCCCAGCGCACAGAAGTTTCGGAAATATGGGACCATTGACCATGTTGCAAGTTCCACGTTCAGCAATGACGCCCCTGTTCGCAACTGGGTCGGTGTCGGTGTGCGCGATTTTCCTCAGGCCGAACTTATAAGTGATGATAGAATCCTAGCCTACGAAGTGAAAAAATATGCGTGCTGGCAGTGCCCCCTGGCCTGCAGCGGCTATTATACGGTAAGAGAGGGACCTTATGCTGTCCAAAACGCACACAAGCCCGAGTATGAAACCTGTGGGATGTTTGGTCCTAATCTTCTAAACGACGATATTGAGTCTATTATCAAGATCAATGACATTTGCAACCGGGCTGGGGTTGATACGATTTCCGCAGGCGCCACGATAGGCTTTGCCATTGAATGCTTTGAAAAAGGCTTGATCAGGGCCGAGGACCTGGACGGAATAGAGCCGACCTGGGGCAATCATGCTGCTATTATGCAGCTCACAGAAAGGCTTTGCTTCCGGCAGGGAAAAGCCGGAGAACTTCTCGCAGATGGGACTCGAGCCGCTGCCAACAAGATAGGTCATGGTTCGGAAAAATGGGCGGTTCACGTCGGAGGGCAGGAACTGCCTGCCCATGATCCGCGCTACGGTCCAGGTTGGGGCACATATTATGTTGTCGACGCTACGCCTGGAAGGCATACTCAGGGCGGCCAGAACAGCTATGAGAACGGCAAAGGAATCGAAGGCTTAGCTCTGCCAAAGCTTCAGAAATACAGACCAGAGAATAGAGGAGAAGTTGCGGTACGAACTCACAATATCTTTCACGCCTTGCACTCGCTGGGGTTGTGTAGGCAGGTGCTGCTGCGGATGAATATCAATGCTTGGCTGGAGTTTTTGGAAGCCGTGACAGGGGAGGCTTACACTCTTGAGTTACTCGAAAAGATCGGGGCCCGAATTGGTGCCATGCGGCAGGCTTTCAACCTACGGGAAGGGATACCTGTGACCAAAATCACCATTCCAGCTCGGGCGTATACCGACCCCCTTGATGGCGGTCCTCTGCAGGGTGTGGTGCTGGATATCGAGACTCAGATAAAGGAGTACTACGAATATCAGGGCTGGGAACCGGAGACGGGCAGACCTACCCGTTCCCGGCTCAAGGAACTGGGTTTAGAAGCCCTTATCCGCGATCTGTATTAA
- a CDS encoding GntR family transcriptional regulator, translated as MEMQGKYLVDEVTRKLRDQIIKGELRPGQRIVEREIAEKIGVSRTPVREAVRRLESEGLLTINPNKGAVVTSLNLDDMKEVYLMRSVLEGLAARAAADYVTDEDLAELHEIQDAIREAVQAHRYSLLNEINTSFHFRLYDISPWTRLNQVIKSLWADVKRMRATTLSWPGRAEYVVEEHEHILKLLKDKNGQAVEEAIRTHVMNALKTLEDAGVQI; from the coding sequence ATGGAAATGCAAGGGAAATATTTGGTAGATGAAGTGACCCGCAAGTTGCGTGACCAGATCATAAAGGGCGAGTTAAGACCCGGGCAAAGGATCGTCGAACGGGAAATTGCCGAAAAGATTGGTGTTAGCCGGACTCCTGTTCGTGAGGCAGTTCGCCGGCTTGAAAGCGAGGGTCTGCTTACCATTAATCCTAATAAAGGAGCGGTGGTAACTAGTTTAAATTTGGATGACATGAAGGAAGTATACTTGATGAGGTCTGTCCTTGAGGGACTGGCTGCCAGAGCTGCTGCGGACTATGTTACGGACGAGGATTTAGCGGAATTGCATGAAATACAGGACGCAATTCGGGAAGCAGTCCAGGCCCACAGATACAGCCTGCTCAACGAAATTAACACGAGCTTTCACTTCCGTCTTTACGATATTTCACCATGGACCCGGTTGAACCAAGTTATCAAGAGCCTTTGGGCAGATGTAAAGAGGATGAGGGCTACGACGCTTTCTTGGCCTGGGCGGGCAGAATATGTTGTTGAGGAACATGAGCACATATTAAAGCTGTTGAAGGATAAAAATGGACAGGCGGTGGAGGAAGCTATTCGTACTCATGTTATGAATGCCTTAAAAACCTTGGAGGACGCTGGAGTTCAAATTTAA